In the Deinococcus ficus genome, one interval contains:
- the aspS gene encoding aspartate--tRNA(Asn) ligase, with translation MTQPAPTPPAQSAPTQAAAQGLPRTLTRELPRHEGQTVRLQGFLHARRDLGGVQFLVLRDVSGLAQCVGSGLDLPLAESSVEVEGTVKAHPKAPGGFEVQVTAFRVISAATTAPPVEIPKMDWHVNPETMLDYRVVTVRGLKERAALKVQAELVAAFRDHLNTEGFTEISTPKIVSAGAEGGANLFPIEYFGQQAFLAQSPQLYKQIMVGVFERVFEVAAVYRAEEHATSRHLNEYLSLDVELGFIQDEEDVMALENRLLGAIMVRLRERCAAEFTLLGAQIPDVPAHIPRITLMDARRLVSEKYGHAVGGKDLDPEAERLLSQHYAETEGSDFVFVTKYPRAARPFYTHADHNEDGSLNPDLTRGFDLLFRGIEITSGGQRIHDHAMLMDSITSYKLNPASLEGYTEVFKYGMPPHGGFAIGAERLTAKLLGISNVRYARAFPRDRHRLTP, from the coding sequence CGGCCCAATCGGCTCCGACACAGGCGGCCGCCCAGGGCCTGCCCCGCACCCTCACCCGCGAACTGCCGCGGCATGAGGGCCAGACCGTCCGACTGCAAGGTTTTCTGCACGCCCGCCGGGATCTCGGGGGCGTGCAGTTTCTTGTGCTGCGTGACGTGAGCGGCCTGGCGCAGTGCGTCGGGTCCGGCCTGGACCTGCCGCTGGCGGAAAGCAGCGTGGAGGTCGAGGGCACCGTGAAGGCCCACCCGAAAGCGCCCGGCGGCTTCGAGGTGCAGGTCACGGCGTTCCGGGTGATCAGCGCCGCCACCACCGCGCCGCCCGTGGAGATCCCGAAGATGGACTGGCACGTGAACCCCGAGACCATGCTGGACTACCGCGTGGTCACCGTGCGCGGCCTGAAGGAGCGCGCCGCGCTGAAGGTGCAGGCGGAACTCGTCGCGGCCTTCCGCGACCACCTGAACACCGAGGGATTCACGGAGATCAGCACGCCGAAGATCGTGTCGGCCGGCGCGGAGGGCGGCGCGAACCTGTTTCCCATCGAGTACTTCGGGCAGCAGGCGTTCCTGGCGCAGAGCCCGCAGCTGTACAAGCAGATCATGGTGGGCGTGTTCGAGCGGGTGTTCGAGGTGGCGGCCGTATACCGCGCCGAGGAGCACGCCACCAGCCGCCACCTGAACGAGTACCTCTCCCTGGACGTGGAACTGGGCTTCATTCAGGACGAGGAGGACGTGATGGCGCTCGAAAACCGCCTGCTCGGCGCGATCATGGTCCGCCTGCGCGAGCGCTGCGCGGCCGAGTTCACGCTGCTCGGCGCGCAGATCCCGGACGTGCCCGCCCACATTCCCCGCATCACCCTGATGGACGCCCGCCGGCTGGTGAGCGAGAAGTACGGGCACGCCGTGGGCGGCAAGGACCTGGACCCCGAAGCCGAGCGCCTGCTCTCCCAGCACTACGCCGAGACTGAAGGCAGCGACTTCGTGTTCGTGACGAAGTACCCGCGCGCCGCCCGGCCCTTCTACACGCACGCCGACCACAACGAGGACGGCAGCCTGAACCCCGACCTGACCCGCGGCTTCGACCTGCTGTTCCGCGGCATCGAGATCACCAGCGGCGGGCAGCGCATCCACGACCACGCCATGCTGATGGACTCCATCACCTCGTACAAACTGAACCCCGCGAGCCTGGAAGGCTACACCGAGGTCTTCAAGTACGGTATGCCGCCCCACGGCGGCTTCGCGATCGGTGCCGAGCGCCTCACGGCGAAGCTGCTGGGCATCAGCAACGTGCGCTACGCCCGCGCGTTCCCCCGCGACCGGCACCGCCTCACGCCCTGA